Proteins encoded by one window of Candidatus Paceibacterota bacterium:
- the tsaD gene encoding tRNA (adenosine(37)-N6)-threonylcarbamoyltransferase complex transferase subunit TsaD, with amino-acid sequence MKILAIETSCDETAIAILDIKETKTETKVSVLGNALISQIEIHEQYGGVYPALAKREHSKNLLPILKTALKKSGLLKTNKTKSFDTKTINKLKTLLSHEHELFELMCSDLPQIKIPKIDLIVVTSGPGLEPALWVGINFAKALNFIWGIPVIPANHMEGHLLASLLKGSTGEKFSLKKPIFPMLSLLISGGHTELVLAKKWGVYKVVGQTRDDAVGEAFDKVARMLSLPYPGGPHISRLAEKYRGEYGDEKSLYPLPRPMLNSKDFDFSFAGLKTAVLYTIKKIPKMSESIKESIACEFENSATEVLVSKSSKAIEKFGVKTFTLGGGVSANKHIRSSFEKTIKNDFPKTALFVPSQTLTTDNAIMIGLAGYFKSDKLKARVPLSRIRADGNLSF; translated from the coding sequence ATGAAAATACTAGCCATAGAAACATCGTGCGATGAAACCGCGATTGCGATTTTAGACATTAAGGAAACTAAAACTGAAACAAAAGTTTCTGTTTTGGGTAACGCCCTAATTTCTCAAATAGAAATCCACGAACAATATGGTGGTGTATACCCAGCACTAGCAAAACGCGAACACTCAAAAAATCTTCTTCCAATTTTAAAAACTGCACTCAAAAAGAGTGGTTTACTAAAAACCAACAAAACTAAATCTTTTGACACTAAGACAATAAATAAACTAAAAACTTTACTCTCACACGAGCACGAACTTTTTGAATTGATGTGCTCCGATTTACCACAAATAAAAATTCCGAAAATTGACCTAATTGTTGTAACAAGTGGCCCAGGTCTTGAGCCAGCGCTTTGGGTTGGTATCAATTTTGCTAAAGCGCTAAATTTCATCTGGGGTATACCTGTTATTCCAGCAAACCATATGGAGGGGCATCTACTCGCCTCACTCCTTAAGGGCTCCACAGGAGAGAAATTTTCGCTCAAAAAGCCTATATTCCCAATGCTCTCACTTCTTATCTCCGGTGGCCACACAGAGCTTGTTTTGGCTAAAAAATGGGGTGTTTACAAAGTAGTTGGACAAACAAGAGATGATGCCGTCGGCGAAGCTTTCGACAAAGTAGCCAGAATGCTTTCTCTCCCATATCCGGGTGGTCCTCACATATCGCGTCTTGCCGAAAAATATCGAGGAGAGTACGGAGACGAAAAATCTTTATATCCCCTTCCTCGTCCAATGCTCAATTCAAAAGATTTTGATTTCTCTTTTGCTGGGTTGAAAACCGCTGTCTTGTATACTATTAAAAAAATCCCGAAGATGAGCGAATCTATTAAAGAATCAATTGCGTGTGAATTTGAAAATTCAGCGACAGAAGTTCTTGTTTCAAAAAGCTCTAAGGCTATAGAAAAATTTGGCGTAAAAACATTTACACTCGGGGGCGGTGTGTCAGCCAACAAACACATTCGTTCTTCGTTTGAAAAAACAATTAAGAATGATTTTCCAAAAACTGCACTCTTTGTTCCCTCTCAAACACTAACAACCGACAATGCAATCATGATTGGACTTGCTGGATATTTTAAATCAGACAAATTAAAAGCGCGGGTCCCCCTTTCTAGGATCCGCGCTGATGGCAATCTCTCGTTTTAG